Part of the Terriglobia bacterium genome, ATCCCATCGGCGCCCACGTCAAGGGACGCGTCATCAGCATCACCGATTACGGAGCCTTCATCGAGCTGGAGCAGGGCATCGAGGGACTGGTGCACGTCAGCGAAATGACGTGGTCGAAGCGCATGAAGCACCCGTCGAAGATGCTGAACGTCAGCCAGGAAGTGGAAGCGGTGGTGCTGAACGTGAACCCCGGCGAGCGCCGTATTTCGCTGGGCCTGAAGCAGCTCGAGTCCAACCCCTGGGAGACCTTGCACGAGAAATACCCGGTCGGCTCCACCGTCGAGGGCCGCGTCCGCAACCTCACCGATTTCGGCGCCTTCATCGAGATCGAGGACGGCATTGACGGCCTGGTGCATGTCAGCAACCTGAGCTGGACCAAGCGCGTCAAGCATCCTTCGGAAGTTCTGAAGAAGGGCGACAAGGTCAAGGCCGCGGTGCTGGCCATCGAACCCGAAAACCGGCGCCTCTCCCTCGGGATCAAGCAGCTTCAGCCCGATGTGTGGGAGACCTTCTTCAACGAGCACCGCATCGGCGACGTGGTGCACGGCAAGGTGCTGCGCGTGGCCACCTTCGGATCCTTCGTCGAGATCGCCGATGGAGTCGAAGGCCTCTGCCACAATTCCGAAGCGGTGGACGAGCACGGCGCCCAGGCGAAGCTGGAGCCCGGACAGGAATTCGATTTCAAGATCCTCAAGATGAACCCGGGCGAGAAGAAAGTCGGCTTGAGCCTGCGCGCGGTGGGAGCGGAAGCCACTCGCGCCGACGTCGAGGCCTACAAGCACCCGGTTTCAAGCTCGACCACGACCTTGGAAGAGCTGATGACGTGGAAACGAGCGGGCAGCGATAACCAGTAGCTGGGAGTTAGTAGTTAGGAGTTAGTGAGCTCGGCGGAAACGCCGAGCTTTTTGCTGGAATCAAGAATTGAAGATTGAAGATTTCAGATTGCAGAATGAACAGCAGAAATGGCCAATGTTCGAACGAACAACGCCCCCGACCAATCTTCAATCTAAACTCTGAAATCTTCAATGCTTTAGAACGCTTCCACCGCCCACTTATACGTCACGCGCCCGGTCTCTTCGCCCTGGGTCACCTTTTGGTCTTTAACCAGCATTTCCAGGATGTGCAGAATCTTGGTTTCCGGGTAGCGCGGCTTTCCGGTCGCCGTGATCTTGCTGGAGATATCGAATACCGACATGCCGCCGCCCGCATTTCTCAGTGCCCAGATGACGTCGGCCTTGATGTTGCCGGGCGGTTGCGCCGGTGGGGGTGGCTGTTTCTTTTCTTCCGCGGGCGGCTGGCCGTAGCCGGGCCGTGTTCCCGGTTGCTGTCCATAGCCGGGCCGGTTTTGACCCTGTCCCTGCTGCTGTCCCGGGCGTCCGTAAGGGTCTTTCGGGGGTGGCCGCATACAGGTTTTCCTCACGCGCATTGTATGGCATGAAGGTGGCGGCCCGGCATTACTTTCGTCGGCGACCGACGGTTGGTGGCCGGCGTCACTCTTTGATCTTCAGGTTGATGTACGCGGTCTTCCGCGAATCGAAGGAGCTCAGGGTCTTGGCGTCGCTCTTCTTGCCGTTGCGCTCGGCATGCACTTCATAATCCACATTGGGCGAGAGCGCGTTAAAGCGATAGCTGCCGTCCTGCCCGACAATGAACGTCTTCACCGCCATGGTCTTGCTGTTCTTCAGGTACACAATCGCACCCGGTAGCGGCTTCTCCTGCTGGTTCACCACCGCGCCCGTCAGGATGCGCACCTGGGGCTCTTTGTCAGACATCGCGGCGCTACCCATGGCGCGCGCTGGCGCCGCACAAGCCCCGGCCAGCAACCCAGCCAGCGCGGCGGTGAGCCATAATCTCTTCACGTGACACTCCTGACTCTGACTTCCCTGCTGTGTTGGATGCAAGCCGATGCCGGCCCGCTCATCATATTCCAACCGCTTTGTCCGCTTCCAGTTGCGGCCAGAACCGCTGATTTCCAGCCCCGGCCCGGCGCATGCGATAATGCTGTCTGTGCAATTGTTCCGACGTTTTCTTATCGCCGTTCTCTTCCTCTGTCTGGGCTGCGCCGCGCAGGCGAACTCTCCGGAAGTCAACCAGCGCATCGAGCGCCAGGTACGCGTCTATTTGGGCGACAAAATCCCTCCCTCGGTGAACGTCACCGCCGGCC contains:
- a CDS encoding carboxypeptidase-like regulatory domain-containing protein produces the protein MKRLWLTAALAGLLAGACAAPARAMGSAAMSDKEPQVRILTGAVVNQQEKPLPGAIVYLKNSKTMAVKTFIVGQDGSYRFNALSPNVDYEVHAERNGKKSDAKTLSSFDSRKTAYINLKIKE
- a CDS encoding 30S ribosomal protein S1, which codes for MTDDFATALENFTAEQAAEQAAHEDRVIKGTVLKITPTHVVVDVGFKSEGLVPIAEVQDHEGNVKVEPGQEIDVMIEKGETEEGYTKLSHQKASRLRAWDEIEKAYNDKTPIRGIVVERIKGGLTVDIQGARAFLPGSQVDLRPVRNLDGMKAQELEVRVIKLNKKRGNIVVSRKQLLEEDLTVKRSHTLEQLHEGAVMTGTVKNLTDYGAFVDLGGIDGLLHITDMSWGRLTHPRDLVNVGDQIQVKILKFDKDKQRVSLGFKQLTPDPWLDAAHRYPIGAHVKGRVISITDYGAFIELEQGIEGLVHVSEMTWSKRMKHPSKMLNVSQEVEAVVLNVNPGERRISLGLKQLESNPWETLHEKYPVGSTVEGRVRNLTDFGAFIEIEDGIDGLVHVSNLSWTKRVKHPSEVLKKGDKVKAAVLAIEPENRRLSLGIKQLQPDVWETFFNEHRIGDVVHGKVLRVATFGSFVEIADGVEGLCHNSEAVDEHGAQAKLEPGQEFDFKILKMNPGEKKVGLSLRAVGAEATRADVEAYKHPVSSSTTTLEELMTWKRAGSDNQ